A single genomic interval of Dromiciops gliroides isolate mDroGli1 chromosome 1, mDroGli1.pri, whole genome shotgun sequence harbors:
- the LOC122731617 gene encoding zinc finger protein OZF-like isoform X2: MLENYRNLVCLGLEDSKPDVIEQLEQQGASEVQKGTVLAITCPDWENRSETKESIPTLGISIEESSQEHFTKNGPCISKLVECEATLERWPRYEEKHSNQVKNSNMLKYLKCKKYDRIFGLGPTFVSQQKLYVAKSFHQYDKHRKSFRLYSDSSKYNRICLKKTFSKFDECEKSSSYNSDFLKCHRINTQEKLHEYNDGRRTYQSSSIIPFPSINTGEKPHKCKECGMSFPNTLQLTEHWSIHTGEKPYECNECGRVFCWSSGLTEHQRIHTGEKPYECNECGKTFNHRSSLTSHYRIHSGQKTYECNECGKAFYWTSELTKHQRIHTGEKPYECSECGKAFHQSIHLIQHQRTHTGEKPYECNECGKAFGRIALLTEHKRIHTGEKPYECNECGMAFRWNSGLTEHQRIHSGEKPYECNECGKTFSRRSSLTSHQRIHSGKKPYECNKCGKAFYWMSKLSKHQRIHTGEKLYVCNECGKTFNRSTHLTQHQGIHTGEKPFECSECGKAFNRSIHFTQHQRIHTGEKPYECNECGKAFCQSSGLTRHQKIHNRDKH; the protein is encoded by the coding sequence attGGGAGAATAGATCTGAAACCAAGGAGTCAATTCCAACACTGGGCATTTCTATTGAAGAGTCATCCCAAGAACATTTCACAAAGAATGGTCCCTGTATCTCCAAGTTAGTAGAATGTGAGGCTACTTTAGAAAGATGGCCCAGATATGAGGAAAAACATTCTAACCAAGTAAAAAATTCCAATATGTTGAAGTATCTCAAATGTAAGAAATATGACAGAATCTTTGGTCTAGGGCCAACCTTTGTTTCCCAACAAAAACTATATGTTGCAAAGAGTTTCCACCAATATGATAAACATAGAAAGAGCTTCAGATTGTATTCTGACTCAAGTAAATATAATAGAATCTGTTTGAAGAAGACATTTTCTAAATTTGATGAATGTGAGAAATCCTCCAGTTATAATTcagactttttaaaatgtcatagaaTAAATACTCAAGAGAAACTTCATGAATATAATGACGGTAGAAGAACGTACCAGAGCTCATCTATTATTCCTTTCCCATCAATTAATACGGGAGAGAAACCCCATAAATGCAAAGAATGTGGAATGTCTTTCCCCAATACCTTACAACTAACTGAACATTGGAGCATTCATacaggagaaaaaccttatgaatgtaatgaatgtggaaggGTATTTTGCTGGAGCTCAGGActtactgaacatcagagaattcatactggagaaaaaccttatgaatgtaatgaatgtgggaagacttTCAATCATAGGTCATCCCTTACTTCCCATTACAGGATTCATAGTGGACAAAaaacttatgaatgtaatgaatgtggcaaGGCCTTCTACTGGACCTCAGAACTTactaaacatcagagaattcatactggagaaaaaccttatgaatgcagtGAATGTGGTAAAGCCTTCCACCAGAGCATACACCTTATTCAACATCAaagaactcatactggagagaaaccttatgaatgtaatgaatgtgggaaggcctttggCCGAATTGCACTCCTTACTGAACATAAGAGAATTcacacaggagagaaaccttatgaatgtaatgagtgtgggatGGCCTTCCGGTGGAATTCAGGACTAACAGAACATCAGAGGATTcatagtggagagaaaccttatgaatgtaatgaatgtgggaagacttTCAGTCGTAGGTCATCCCTTACTTCCCATCAAAGGATTCATAGTGGgaagaaaccttatgaatgtaataaatgtgGCAAGGCCTTCTATTGGATGTCAAAACttagtaaacatcagagaattcatacaggagaAAAGCTTTATGTGtgcaatgaatgtggaaagacCTTTAACCGAAGCACACATCTTACTCAACATCAGGGAATTCATACTGGTGAAAAGCCTTTTGAATGCAGTGAGTGTGGGAAGGCTTTCAACCGTAGCATACATTttactcaacatcagagaattcatactggagaaaaaccttatgaatgtaatgagtgtggaaaAGCCTTCTGCCAGAGCTCAGGACTTACtagacatcagaaaattcataataGAGATAAACATTAG